The following is a genomic window from Akkermansiaceae bacterium.
TCGCCCTTTGCCCTCGTTCGGGCAAAGGGCTTTTTGCTTTCTCTTTTTGCTTTCTTTTACCTGGTTCTTGCCACGGGGGGATGGAGCAAGCCATCAGGTGTTTTTCATCTATCTTTTTCTTGCTACTGTGTGCGCAATTCCTATGCTCATCGCCTCTACACCAGCGGGGCCAGGTCCCCCGCTTTTTATTTTATACCAGCTCCCCCGTCAGCAACCCATCCAAACACACACGCACTCCTCCCCATGAATCCCATCGTCACTCCCATCGCAGGCATCGCAGGCCTTGTCATCGCATTCCTGATTCTATCTAACATCCTCAAACGCCCGGGCGGCGAGGGCAAGGTGAAGGAAATCGCCGACCAGATTCACAAGGGCGCCATGGTCTTCATGAAACGCGAGTTCGTCCTCATATCCTTTTTCGCAATCATCATTGCCCTGCTGCTCTTCTTTTTCCAAAAAGAGGACTACGGCAAACAACAATCCCTGGCCTTTGTCCTAGGCTGCCTCGCCTCGTCGTTCGCCGGATTCGTAGGTATGTTCACCGCTACCCGCGCCAATGTTAGAACCACGCTGGCCGCACGCGACAATGGACAGGCCGACGCGCTCGGGGTTGCCTTCTTCGGCGGCTCGGTGATGGGCCTCACCGTTGCTTCGATGGGACTCATCGGACTGGGTGGGCTGTTTTACTTTTACAAGGAAAACGAGCACGTTGCGGAAATCATGGAGGGATTTGCCATGGGGGCATCACTGGTGGCACTCTTCTATCGGGTTGGTGGTGGCATTTTCACCAAAGCCGCCGATGTCGGTGCTGACCTGGTGGGTAAAGTGGAGGCAGGCATCCCCGAGGACGACCCCCGTAATCCTGGCGTGATCGCTGATAACGTCGGTGACAACGTCGGTGACGTCGCCGGTATGGGCTCTGATATTTTTGAATCCTACTGCGGTGCCCAGATTGCCACAGTGGCCATTGCCGGAGCGATTGCTGCCGATACGGCCAAGAACTCCGCGCTGCTGGAGAAGCTCGGCACCACGGCGGAAAAGGCTGATGAATTGATGTTTCTCCCGTTGGCGCTCACCACGGTCGGGCTGCTTTGCTCGGTCCTCGGTATCCTGCTGGTAAAAATGATGTCAGCCAAAAACCCCGCCAGCGCATTACGTATTGGAACCATTGGCGCCGCCATCATCTTTATTATTGCTTCATTCGGTTACACCAGCATGCTGGGGCTGAGTGGCAATGCTGCGCTCGCCGTTCTCTGCGGTGCCGTCGGCGGTATCATCATCGGCCTGATCACCGAGTATTATACAGGAGGAAAACCCATCCGTGACATCGCCAAGTCGGGTGAAACCGGCGTCGCAACGGTGATGATCAGCGGCTTGTCGGTAGGGCTCAAATCCGTCGCCGTGCCACTCCTGACACTAGCCGCCACCATCTATGTTTCCTACGAATTCGCAGGTCTCTTCGGAGTAGGCCTGGCCGCCGTGGGGATGTTGGGAACGGTGGGTATCACCATGGCCATCGATGCCTACGGACCGGTTGCCGACAACGCAGGTGGTATCGCTGAAATGAGTGCCATGGGACCGGAAACCCGCAAGATCACCGACGGACTCGACGCTGTGGGCAACACCACCGCCGCCATAGGCAAGGGCTTCGCCATCGGTGCCGCTGGATTGGCTGCCCTCGCCCTGATCACCGCCTTCATCAAAAAATCCGGCGTGGGTGAAGGCTTCAACTTTGCTGACGAAGCGGTATTACGCACCTTTTTCGTCGGTCTCTTTATCGGGGGGATCGTTCCCTTTTTAAACGGAGCCATCACCATGGATGCCGTGGGTAGCGCCGCCTTCGAAATGATCAACGAGATCCGCCGCCAGTTCCGCGAAATCCCGGGCCTCCTGGAGGGCACCGGAGAGCCGGATTCTGCAAAATGCGTCGATATCGCCACCCAGGCCGCCACCAAACGCATGATCCTCCCCGCTTTACTCGCCGTTGGAACCCCGATCACTGTCGGCTTTGGATTCAACGCCATCGGGGGCACCGGTATCGGTGCCATCGCGCTCACCGGGACACTGTGCGGCGCCCTGCTTGGCTGTATCCTGATGGCTCTTTTTATGTCGAACGCAGGTGGCGCATGGGACAATGCCAAGAAGTATGTCGAGGACGGCCATTACGGTGGCAAGAATTCCGAAACCCACAAGGGTTGTGTCGTTGGTGATACCGTCGGTGATCCGTTCAAGGATACCTCCGGTCCGTCGATGAACATCCTCATTAACGTGATGGCCATTGTCAGCCTCGTCATTGCCCCGCTATTGTGCCGCTAACGAGGCCCCGAGGGGGCTCGATAAATTGTTAGTCTTGTCATTGCTTCATTTTTGTAGGATATTTACACACGTTAAGTATCCATGCCCTCAGCTGTCCAGACATCCGGCAACGCACGCGAGACCCGCCAAAAGCTATCACTCGAGCAGCGCTCACGCTCCATCCCCTACAAAAGGCCTTTTGTAGTGGCCGTCCTGGCGACACTGCTCTTCTACCTGGGCCTGATTGCTTTTTGCACCAGTGTCGTGACTTTTTTTCTCGCACCGATCGAGCTGAGACGTGGTGCCGCTTATACACTGGTTACCTTGCTTCCCATCTGTGGCTTCCTCTGGACGGTTGCCTATTTTAAACGGCGGAAAGCCACATGCCCCCTGTGCAAATGCACCCCGTTTCTTGATAATCTGGCACACAAACACCAGAAGTCATTCAGGGTCAGACCCCTGAACTATGGGACCACAGCTGTGCTGAACGTCATGATCAGCCAACGCTGGCGCTGCATGTACTGCGGCACTCCCTTTGATATCCTCAAAACAAAAAAAGGTCACGGTTACGTAGCCGACCAGGATAATCAAACGAAGGAATAATAAGAAAAAAATCGAGCAGGCGGCGGGTCACCCCCGCCACATCTACAGCAACACCCTCTGTGTAGATATTGGACTTTGAATCTTTCGGTCTTCTTATCAGCAGTGTCAGAAGCTTCCAGTAGTCTGCCAGCCTATTGATCGTAAAAAGCCCGGCGTCACGCGTGGTGAGGCCGGGCTTGGGAATGATTGGTGGTCAGCGATTAAGCGGACTCCTCTTCCGAGGAAATGGGAGTAGCTTGCAGGGATGGCTCCTCTTCAGAAGTGCTGGTATCCTCGTCACCCTCAAGACCAGCTTCGGGCTCCACTTTCTTCGGCTCCGGCTCATCGACGGTGAATTCAATTTCCGTGTCGCGGTGCTCGTGGAATCCGGTGCCGGCGGGAATCAGGTGACCCATGATCACGTTCTCCTTGAAGCCGCGGAGGTAATCGATACGACCAACCGTTGACGCATCGGTGAGAACACGTGTCGTGTCCTGGAAGGATGCAGCGGAGATGAAGGATTCCGTCTCGAGGGATGCCTTGGTGATACCTAGCAGCACGGGCTCGGACTCGGCTGGTGCACCACCGTTGGCGACGACCTCTTCGTTCGCTTTCTTGAATGTGGTACGATCAATCTGGTCGCCCCAGAGGAATTCCGTGTCGCCTGGCTCGGTGATCTTCACCTTGCGCAGCATCTGGCGGATGACGATCTCAATGTGCTTGTCATTGATTTCCACACCCTGGAGACGGTAAACGCGCTGGACCTCGTTGGTAAGGTGTTCCTGCAGGGCCTGCGCACCACATGCCTCGAGCAGATCGTCGGGGGAAACAGGTCCCTCGGTGATCTGGTCACCACGGTGGAGGAAGTCGCCTTCACCGACGATGATGTGTTTACCCATCGGCACGAGATGGTCGGCGCTTTCGCCGGTGTC
Proteins encoded in this region:
- a CDS encoding sodium-translocating pyrophosphatase, whose translation is MNPIVTPIAGIAGLVIAFLILSNILKRPGGEGKVKEIADQIHKGAMVFMKREFVLISFFAIIIALLLFFFQKEDYGKQQSLAFVLGCLASSFAGFVGMFTATRANVRTTLAARDNGQADALGVAFFGGSVMGLTVASMGLIGLGGLFYFYKENEHVAEIMEGFAMGASLVALFYRVGGGIFTKAADVGADLVGKVEAGIPEDDPRNPGVIADNVGDNVGDVAGMGSDIFESYCGAQIATVAIAGAIAADTAKNSALLEKLGTTAEKADELMFLPLALTTVGLLCSVLGILLVKMMSAKNPASALRIGTIGAAIIFIIASFGYTSMLGLSGNAALAVLCGAVGGIIIGLITEYYTGGKPIRDIAKSGETGVATVMISGLSVGLKSVAVPLLTLAATIYVSYEFAGLFGVGLAAVGMLGTVGITMAIDAYGPVADNAGGIAEMSAMGPETRKITDGLDAVGNTTAAIGKGFAIGAAGLAALALITAFIKKSGVGEGFNFADEAVLRTFFVGLFIGGIVPFLNGAITMDAVGSAAFEMINEIRRQFREIPGLLEGTGEPDSAKCVDIATQAATKRMILPALLAVGTPITVGFGFNAIGGTGIGAIALTGTLCGALLGCILMALFMSNAGGAWDNAKKYVEDGHYGGKNSETHKGCVVGDTVGDPFKDTSGPSMNILINVMAIVSLVIAPLLCR